DNA sequence from the Spirochaetota bacterium genome:
TGCTCCCGGCGGCCTCTCCCGCGATGAGTATGTCCGTCGTCTTTGATACCGCCGACTGAACGTTCGCGCCCATACGCTCGGCGGCTTCCTTTGCCTGTGAGCGCGTATATCCTTCGATGCTGCCGGTGATGACGACGTTCTTTCCCGTGAGCGGCGATTCTACGGCGATGATCTCCTCATGCGAAGGCGTCACGCCGAGCGAGAGCATGCCCTTTATCAGTGCGCGATTGTTCCTGTCACTGAAATACGACACGATGCTCGTCGCGCCCTCTTCGCCGATGGAATCCATGGAGATAAGGTCATCATGGGTGAGCGTCATCACCGCATCGATGGACTTATATCGCTTGGCGAGGAGTGCCGCCGTTTCTTCGCCGACATGACGAATGCCGAGCGCGCAGATGAAACGCGAAAGCGTCGTCCGCTTGCTCTTCTCGATGGCGGTAAGAAGTTTGTCCCTGAGCTTATCGCCCATGCGCTCGAAGGTGAAAAGGTCATCGCCGGTGAGCCGATAGATATCGGCGAAATCCTTCACGAGGCCCTTTGTCACGAGCTCGGCGGCGAATTCCTTTCCCAGCCCCTCGATGTTCATGCAGTCCTTCGATACGAAATGTTCAATCGTCTTGAGTATTTTCGCCGGGCATGCGTCGTTGATGCAGCGGACTATCACCTCGCCCTCGGTGACAGCGGTCTCTCCGTTGCAGACGGGGCAGCGGTCGGGGAAGTGATACGGCTCGGTACCGCTTCTGCGCTGAGCGATGTCCACGCGCAGAATCTTCGGGATCACATCACCGGCACGTACGACAGCGACGGTGTCGGACACGCGGATGTCCTTCGCCTTTATCTCATCGGGATTGTGGAGCGTCACGCTCGAAACGATGACGCCGCCGACAGGCACCGGGCGTATCTTCGCGACCGGCGTGAGCGCACCCGTGCGCCCGACCTGTATGACTATCTCCTCGATGACAGACATCGCTTCCACGGGTTTGAATTTGAACGCGACGGCGTAGCGCGGCGAACGCGAGACGACGCCGAGCTTTTCCTGGAGCGCGTGATCATCGACCTTTATGACGAGGCCGTCTATCTCGTATGCGAGCTCACGGCGTTTCGCCTCGAAATCGCGGTACATTGCGAGCACCGCCTCGGGGGAATCGACCGTCCTGATACGGTCCGATATCTCGAAGCCGAGCTTTTTGAGATAGTCCATCGTTGCCGCTTCGCCCGTGAGCGAGACTTCCCGGTAATTGGCTACCTGATATGCGAAGAAGCGGAGCTTTCGTCCTTTCGTGATGTTCGCATCGAGCACCCGGAGCGATCCGGCGGCCGCATTGCGCGGATTGGCGAAGAGCGGTTCATCGGCCTCCTCGCGCTCGCGGTTGATGCGTTCGAATTCCGCCTTGGTAAGGAGCACTTCCCCGCGCACGATAAGCTCTTTTTTTTCTGCAATGGTCTTCGGCACATTGGATATCGTCATGATATTCGCGGTTATCAATTCGCCCTCGTGACCGTCGCCTCGTGTCGATCCTGTAGCAAATTTTCCGCCGTGGTAGATGAGCTCCACAGCAAGCCCGTCGAATTTTTCTTCAATGGTATAGGTGATCGATAATGCCCCGGTGTCCTTCTGCATGCGCCGATGGAATTCGAGGAATTCATCCTCGTTCATGACGTTGGAAAGCGAGAACATCGGATAGGGGTGTTTGAACTTCTCGAAACGCGATGCTGCCGCTGTCCCGACAGTGCGTGTCGGCGAATCCGCCTTTGCGAGCGACGGGTGTTCTTTCTCGAGCGACCCGAGCTCGCGCATGAGCGCATCGTATTCGGCATCTTCTATGGAAGGATTGTCGTCGATGTAATAGAGCTTATTATAATGAGCGATAAGGCGGGAGAGCTCTGCGATGCGTTCTTTTGCTTCCGATTCCTTCATAATGCGCCGTATCGGTCAGCGTATTCCCTTGCCGTTGAAGAACGGGCCGTACTGCTTATCGGTCTTCATGATATGCGTGGCGAGCCAGTCGCGGAGGAAATTGAGTATATCGACCGAGAGGAGTATCGTCTTTGCCCGGAATTTCGATTCGAAATCGAGTACTTTGGCGACAAGTGCGCGGTGTTCCTCGATGTGTGCGGCACGTCCGCCGAAGCCGTGCTCTTCCATGCGGGCTTCCTCGGCGGCGAAATGTGTTTTCGTGTAATTGATGAGCTCGGTGAGCACGCCTGCGATGACATCGGACGCTTTGCCCGAGCGCATCGCATCGTGCAGGCGATTTACTATCTCTATAAGCTTCTTGTGGTGGTTGTCGAATTCGGTCACGCCGACGGAAAGTCCATCGCTCCAGTCTATCAATGCCATGGTCCGCTCCTTCTATGGATGGGGCAACTATACACATTTTTCATACATTCGGCAAGTAGCGGGGACGCGCAGTGAGTGAATTTTTTTGTAGGTGAAATATACCGATAGATTAACGCCGGATTAAGAGGGATAGACACGAATTGCACGAATAAACACGAATAATTCGTGGAAATTAGTGTAATTCGTGTCTGGCTAATCATGGCCATTTGCAATTATTTCGCTGCGTTACCGCAATAGAAATTCACACACTGTCGCTCGCGGGCGGGTTGACTGACAGTGTAACGGTTTGACCGTGAATTTGACATTTATCGTGATACATGATAGATTCCTATCGCCCTTTAACAAACAATAGGAGTATTGTCATGAAGAAAGTTGTGTTATTCTCTGCTGTTTTTGCACTGGCGACCTTAACAGTGTTCGGTCAGGCCGCTACCACGGCAGCCGATTCGAAAATGAAGATCAAGCTCGGCGGGAAGGTCGCTCTCGTTGACTATGCGATCTCCGGCAAACCGGACATCTTTACCGCATCCGGTGTGTGCTCGGTTTCGTTGACCTCGTTCCTCGGTGTCTCGCTCGAAGCCGGGTTCAAGAGCCTCGCGCTGTCCGGTGCAACGCTTACAACGAATCAGACGAATGCCCTGCTCACCAGCACCACCCTTGTGGGGACCGGTTCAGCGAATTATCTCCCGATCGGCTTGAATGTCAATTGGCTGCTCGGCGATTTTTATGCCGGCATCGGTCTGTACCAGAATATCTACCTCAACGCCAGTCTGTTCAATGTGAAAACCCGCGTAACCTATCATCTTGAGTCCATGGAAAATATTACCAGCGTAAAGCTCAGCTTCGGCTATACGGCGAATCTCAGCCCGGCGGTAAGCATAGTCCCGTCGGTCTCGGTTGAAGGCTTCCTGCCGGATTCGATACGGAACTTGTAT
Encoded proteins:
- a CDS encoding bacteriohemerythrin — encoded protein: MALIDWSDGLSVGVTEFDNHHKKLIEIVNRLHDAMRSGKASDVIAGVLTELINYTKTHFAAEEARMEEHGFGGRAAHIEEHRALVAKVLDFESKFRAKTILLSVDILNFLRDWLATHIMKTDKQYGPFFNGKGIR
- the ligA gene encoding NAD-dependent DNA ligase LigA; translated protein: MKESEAKERIAELSRLIAHYNKLYYIDDNPSIEDAEYDALMRELGSLEKEHPSLAKADSPTRTVGTAAASRFEKFKHPYPMFSLSNVMNEDEFLEFHRRMQKDTGALSITYTIEEKFDGLAVELIYHGGKFATGSTRGDGHEGELITANIMTISNVPKTIAEKKELIVRGEVLLTKAEFERINREREEADEPLFANPRNAAAGSLRVLDANITKGRKLRFFAYQVANYREVSLTGEAATMDYLKKLGFEISDRIRTVDSPEAVLAMYRDFEAKRRELAYEIDGLVIKVDDHALQEKLGVVSRSPRYAVAFKFKPVEAMSVIEEIVIQVGRTGALTPVAKIRPVPVGGVIVSSVTLHNPDEIKAKDIRVSDTVAVVRAGDVIPKILRVDIAQRRSGTEPYHFPDRCPVCNGETAVTEGEVIVRCINDACPAKILKTIEHFVSKDCMNIEGLGKEFAAELVTKGLVKDFADIYRLTGDDLFTFERMGDKLRDKLLTAIEKSKRTTLSRFICALGIRHVGEETAALLAKRYKSIDAVMTLTHDDLISMDSIGEEGATSIVSYFSDRNNRALIKGMLSLGVTPSHEEIIAVESPLTGKNVVITGSIEGYTRSQAKEAAERMGANVQSAVSKTTDILIAGEAAGSKLKKAAELGTKIIDAPEFVAIIKKHM